A section of the Osmia lignaria lignaria isolate PbOS001 chromosome 16, iyOsmLign1, whole genome shotgun sequence genome encodes:
- the Zip99C gene encoding zinc transporter Zip99C isoform X1, with protein sequence MAANMCMQQNCTDSVGFLYEMITEDMWTPLEAMVEYLEQTPWLFSLIGSTMIGLTGIFPLLIIPIEEGANLKTGDSAGTLKVLLSFAVGGLLGDVFLHLLPEAWANSSMQKATDAGHPSMSCGMWVLSGFLVFVIAEKLFGFEQEAEPDDAFANQKEILDETSIDDEKEMENNNCITSMGNNLKNGFSKRYTKTDFEKAMNEMQPFLEKKNGYSHLSNGYKDTHKNGFINGIKPVLMCSEFSNTLKGLSLNDAEDCLKKLTKTNGFSIKSSKSNVPSAKKIPTTDKAKHITGYLNLVANIIDNFTHGLAVGGSFLVSFRLGVLTTFAILIHEIPHEVGDFAILLRSGFNRWDAARAQLLTATGGIFGAMFAVCFSGGEVGAKTSWILPFTAGGFLHIGLVTILPELLKESNPKESLKQFTALLFGILVMAILTIFCD encoded by the exons ATGGCGGCAAACATGTGCATGCAACAGAATTGTACCGACTCCGTTGGATTTTTGTATGAAATGATCACAGAGGATATGTGGACACCTTTGGAGGCCATGGTGGAATATTTAGAACAAACCCCGTGGTTGTTTTCTTTGATCGGTAGCACTATGATCGGATTAACTGGTATCTTCCCTTTGCTGATCATCCCTATTGAAGAAGGTGCCAATCTAAAAACAGGAG ACAGCGCCGGTACGTTGAAAGTATTGCTGAGCTTCGCAGTCGGTGGTCTTTTGGGCGACGTCTTCCTCCACCTTTTGCCGGAAGCATGGGCGAACAGTTCGATGCAAAAAG CGACCGACGCTGGACATCCGTCGATGAGCTGTGGCATGTGGGTACTTAGTGGCTTCCTGGTGTTCGTCATAGCGGAAAAACTCTTTGGATTCGAGCAGGAAGCTGAACCCGATGATGCGTTCGCGAATCAGAAAGAAAtactcgatgaaacgagcaTTGATGATGAGAAGGAAATGGAGAACAACAATTGTATCACGTCGATGGGAAACAATCTGAAAAATGGTTTCTCGAAACGTTACACCAAGACTGACTTCGAAAAGGCTATGAACGAG ATGCAACCATTTTTGGAGAAGAAGAATGGATACTCTCACTTGTCGAATGGTTACAAAGATACTCATAAGAATGGCTTTATCAATGGTATCAAGCCAGTCTTAATGTGCAGCGAGTTCTCAAATACTCTGAAAGGACTGTCGTTAAATGATGCGGAAGATTGCTTGAAGAAATTGACAAAAACCAATGGCTTCTCGATTAAATCATCAAAAAGTAACGTCCCTAGCGCTAAAAAGATTCCTACGACAGACAAAGCCAAACACATAACCGGTTACCTTAATTTGGTAGCCAATATCATAGACAATTTCACTCATGGCCTGGCCGTGGGTGGTTCATTCCTTGTTTCCTTCCGTTTGGGAGTTCTTACTACTTTTGCTATTCTCATACACGAGATACCTCACGAGGTTGGAGATTTTGCTATTCTGTTACGCAGTGGATTTAACAGATGGGATGCTGCGCGGGCGCAGCTTCTCACTGCCACTGGTGGCATTTTTGGAGCTATGTTTGCAGTATGTTTCTCCGGCGGTGAAGTAG GCGCAAAAACAAGTTGGATATTACCATTCACCGCGGGTGGTTTTCTACACATTGGATTGGTAACCATTTTGCCTGAACTGCTTAAAGAATCTAATCCCAAAGAATCTTTAAAGCAGTTCACCGCGTTATTATTCGGTATTCTCGTGATGGCAATTCTAACAATCTTTTGCGACTAG
- the LOC117600923 gene encoding nucleoplasmin-like protein isoform X1, producing the protein MAEEYLYGITLEGLNSSEVWDPEHKNDDADGTNQHFGADQKLIIKMALLGPEAKSGELNVLQVEAMGLKGPIKTPIALLEMGKTAQIILDLSFPDPPVTFTLIKGSGPVHIVGHNLLGTHMEEFDDMDDEMEEENIDDDDDDKEPEDEEDDEDEPKKKNAKLTTAAKYKNQANKNKKK; encoded by the exons ATGGCAGAAGAATATCTTTACG GAATCACTCTCGAAGGACTCAATTCTAGCGAGGTATGGGATCCAGAACACAAGAACGACGATGCAGACGGCACGAACCAACATTTCGGTGCCGATCAGAAGCTTATCATAAAAATG gcACTTTTAGGTCCCGAGGCTAAATCCGGGGAGCTCAATGTGCTACAGGTAGAAGCAATGGGTTTGAAAGGACCCATTAAAACACCAATTGCGCTGTTGGAGATGGGAAAAACAGCACAGATTATCCTGGACCTTAGTTTTCCCGACCCTCCAGTCACGTTTACTTTGATTAAAGGCAGTGGCCCTGTTCACATAGTAGGACACAATCTTCTTG GTACACACATGGAAGAATTTGATGATATGGATGATGAGATGGAAGAAGAGAACAtcgatgatgacgatgatgataag GAGCCAGAAGACGAGGAAGATGATGAAGATGAACCCAAGAAGAAGAACGCCAAATTAACAACTGCAGCCAAATACAAAAATCAAGCTaataagaacaagaaaaaataa
- the LOC117600922 gene encoding LOW QUALITY PROTEIN: uncharacterized protein LOC117600922 (The sequence of the model RefSeq protein was modified relative to this genomic sequence to represent the inferred CDS: deleted 1 base in 1 codon), whose product MQNINSKNSLIKNTDATVFCTNAQCQIINEELVNLRQQVSDLKETVVSLENTIQIKDMQLQNVQRSNERLSTELKKQQRCVRNIKRKLSKFPLNLIAILKCIELIPEQLDDEKFFYQREKDYFNSEMQRQKARCVSGTSKLQQQRRELEETRDSLEEENKSLREELNEKTETTYNLCIKFLRMKYAKDSLRQKFDQLLNEHLQVMADMMKKLDEARGELNIIVSEKFQEPLPLSKAKFLQVVQRNARLVHENAVLKVQIQQLTLNIEKLKSYTQKPKSINIDAKIITKLATQSRRKYCQGSTKWLPIQLFENETERTALLNKFSNHESSVHYSGDAKLISKIRSNNFKKYVDTNVQDIQTKETRKLQRERAFSAPEILHTEVQPSSPTIDQTESSIDFRDASTNT is encoded by the exons ATGCAGAATATTAATTCAAAGAATAGCTTGATCAAAAATACGGATGCGACAGTTTTCTGTACGAATGCACAATGTCAAATTATCAACGAGGAACTAGTGAACTTACGTCAACAG GTGTCGGATCTGAAAGAAACGGTTGTTTCTCTGGAGAATACTATACAAATAAAGGACATGCAACTGCAGAATGTGCAACGAAGTAACGAACGCTTATCTACAGAACTGAAGAAACAACAGAGATGCGTGAGGAACATCAAACGTAAG CTTTCGAAATTTCCTCTTAACCTTATTGCAATCCTTAAATGTATTGAATTAATTCCAGAGCAGTTGGACGATGAAAAGTTCTTCTATCAAAGGGAAAAGGATTATTTCAACAGTGAAATGCAACGACAGAAAGCACGATGCGTGAGCGGTACCTCGAAATTGCAACAACAACGAAGAGAATTGGAGGAGACGCGAGATTCTTTGGAAGAGGAAAACAAGTCACTCAGAGAGGAACTTAATGAGAAAACTGAAACTACATATAATTTGTGTATCAAATTTTTACGTATGAAATACGCTAAAGATTCGTTGAGGCAAAAATTTGATCAGCTGTTGAATGAACACCTGCAAGTAATGGCAGACATGATGAAGAAGTTAGATGAGGCTCGTGGAGAGCTGAATATTATCGTCTCAGAGAAATTTCAAGAGCCTCTGCCGCTTAGTAAAGCAAAATTTTTGCAG GTGGTACAAAGAAACGCTCGATTGGTTCATGAAAATGCGGTACTTAAGGTACAGATACAGCAGTTAActttaaatatagaaaaattaaagagcTACACACAGAAGCCGAAGTCAATAAACATTGATGCAAAGATTATTACTAAATTGGCCACGCAAAGTAGAAGAAAATACTGTCAGGGATCTACCAAATGGCTGCCAATTCA ATTGTTCGAAAACGAGACTGAAAGAACTGCATTACTTAACAAGTTCTCGAATCATGAAAGTTCTGTCCATTATTCCGGAGACGCGAAATTAATATCGAAAATTCgatcaaataattttaaaaaatacgtGGACACTAATGTGCAAGATATTCAAACCAAAGAAACACGGAAATTACAAAGAGAACGTGCATTTAGCGCACCGGAAATATTACATACAGAAGTCCAACCAAGCTCCCCTACGATTGATCAAACAGAGTCGTCGATAGACTTCCGAGATGCCTCCACGAACACATAG
- the Zip99C gene encoding zinc transporter Zip99C isoform X2, with the protein MGEQFDAKRYDNTGGFGCLLRFDRRKRVLSEEMEIEATDAGHPSMSCGMWVLSGFLVFVIAEKLFGFEQEAEPDDAFANQKEILDETSIDDEKEMENNNCITSMGNNLKNGFSKRYTKTDFEKAMNEMQPFLEKKNGYSHLSNGYKDTHKNGFINGIKPVLMCSEFSNTLKGLSLNDAEDCLKKLTKTNGFSIKSSKSNVPSAKKIPTTDKAKHITGYLNLVANIIDNFTHGLAVGGSFLVSFRLGVLTTFAILIHEIPHEVGDFAILLRSGFNRWDAARAQLLTATGGIFGAMFAVCFSGGEVGAKTSWILPFTAGGFLHIGLVTILPELLKESNPKESLKQFTALLFGILVMAILTIFCD; encoded by the exons ATGGGCGAACAGTTCGATGCAAAAAGGTACGATAATACTGGAGGATTTGGATGCCTCTTGCGATTCGACCGAAGAAAACGCGTTTTATCGGAAGAAATGGAGATAGAAG CGACCGACGCTGGACATCCGTCGATGAGCTGTGGCATGTGGGTACTTAGTGGCTTCCTGGTGTTCGTCATAGCGGAAAAACTCTTTGGATTCGAGCAGGAAGCTGAACCCGATGATGCGTTCGCGAATCAGAAAGAAAtactcgatgaaacgagcaTTGATGATGAGAAGGAAATGGAGAACAACAATTGTATCACGTCGATGGGAAACAATCTGAAAAATGGTTTCTCGAAACGTTACACCAAGACTGACTTCGAAAAGGCTATGAACGAG ATGCAACCATTTTTGGAGAAGAAGAATGGATACTCTCACTTGTCGAATGGTTACAAAGATACTCATAAGAATGGCTTTATCAATGGTATCAAGCCAGTCTTAATGTGCAGCGAGTTCTCAAATACTCTGAAAGGACTGTCGTTAAATGATGCGGAAGATTGCTTGAAGAAATTGACAAAAACCAATGGCTTCTCGATTAAATCATCAAAAAGTAACGTCCCTAGCGCTAAAAAGATTCCTACGACAGACAAAGCCAAACACATAACCGGTTACCTTAATTTGGTAGCCAATATCATAGACAATTTCACTCATGGCCTGGCCGTGGGTGGTTCATTCCTTGTTTCCTTCCGTTTGGGAGTTCTTACTACTTTTGCTATTCTCATACACGAGATACCTCACGAGGTTGGAGATTTTGCTATTCTGTTACGCAGTGGATTTAACAGATGGGATGCTGCGCGGGCGCAGCTTCTCACTGCCACTGGTGGCATTTTTGGAGCTATGTTTGCAGTATGTTTCTCCGGCGGTGAAGTAG GCGCAAAAACAAGTTGGATATTACCATTCACCGCGGGTGGTTTTCTACACATTGGATTGGTAACCATTTTGCCTGAACTGCTTAAAGAATCTAATCCCAAAGAATCTTTAAAGCAGTTCACCGCGTTATTATTCGGTATTCTCGTGATGGCAATTCTAACAATCTTTTGCGACTAG
- the Sil1 gene encoding sil1 nucleotide exchange factor: MQSNTIILTCLLLLPVISGNTEKNETTFIPTREWQIVKKGTPLPRGLHIRHNVQTGVTEAKLLDVEDLDEEHSTDNLNVTHSITDSATNSLTLHPEKAIFEDEDTSVTTEKPDLFEHPIQELKARLKKMKQDNAENIPELDDEHAKEIKKKFRDYETLKKELKELEINITTDSELLNNYIQKFQTHKNAITMGTLTIIEVKEILDILHNLEYLLHHIDNAKVFTDMEGMSKIVSPCLNGTNNEIKAEALRLLGAAVQSNPQVQLKALESDLVQKLLYILSTNNIVDVKSRCLFALSALIRQFPAAQKIWIDHGGVEIFGKILVDDELQIQIKVMKLISDLIIERQNIEQITDAKQKQTRIKAYAPADIEKKVLMYEYCKHLSNLMIRSVKEDLSSLFNDEFLETIAESMNTITPICINQFRETKDVLLPIVKHFSNSYDILNVLVEKLQTVENTRDEL; encoded by the exons ATGCAATCTAATACGATTATTCTAACATGTTTACTCTTGTTACCGGTAATATCCGGTAACacggaaaaaaatgaaacgacatTTATACCAACCCGGGAATGGCAAATTGTAAAAAAAG GTACACCACTACCTAGAGGGTTGCACATACGGCACAATGTGCAAACTGGAGTTACAGAAGCCAAATTGTTGGATGTTGAGGATCTGGATGAAGAACATTCTACTGACAATTTGAATGTTACACATTCAATTACAGATTCAGCCACAAATTCTTTAACATTACATCCTGAAAAAGCAATTTTTGAAGATGAAGACACTTCTGTGACTACAGAAAAACCTGACTTGTTTGAACATCCAATACAGGAATTAAAGGCTAGATTAAAAAAGATGAAACAAGATAATGCAGAGAATATTCCAGAATTAGAT GACGAACAtgctaaagaaataaaaaaaaaatttcgcgaCTATGAGACACTGAAAAAAGAGCTTAAAgaacttgagataaatattacaACCGATTCAGAactgttaaataattatattcaaaagtttcaaaCTCATAAGAATGCAATCACTATGGGAACTTTAACAATAATAGAAGTGAAGGAAATATTAGATATTTTGCATAACCTAGAATATTTACTTCATCACATTGATAATGCCAAAGTGTTTACCGATATGGAAGG CATGAGTAAAATTGTATCTCCATGCCTTAATGgaacaaataatgaaataaaagctGAAGCTTTAAGGCTTCTTGGTGCAGCAGTTCAGTCCAATCCTCAAGTTCAGTTGAAAGCATTAGAAAGTGATCTTGTTCAGAaacttttatatatattatctACAAATAATATAGTAGATGTGAAATCAAGGTGTCTCTTTGCTTTGAGTGCCTTAATAAGACAGTTCCCAGCAGCTCAAAAAATTTGGATTGATCATGGAGGAGtagaaatatttggaaagatTTTGGTTGATGATGAGTTGCAAATACAAATAAAAGTCATGAAACTAATCAGTGACCTAATTATTGAAAGACAAAATATAGAACAAATCACGGATGCAAAACAAAAGCAAACAAGAATAAAAGCATACGCACCTGCAGATATAGAAAAAAAAGTGCTAATGTACGAGTATTGTAAACATTTAAGTAATCTAATGATAAGAAGTGTTAAAGAGGATCTTAGTTCATTATTTAATGATGAATTCCTTGAAACCATTGCCGAAAGTATGAACACTATTACTCCGATTTGTATAAATCAATTCAGAGAAACCAAAGATGTATTACTTCCAATCGTAAAGCATTTTTCGAACTCTTACGATATCTTAAATGTGCTGGTTGAAAAGCTTCAAACAGTTGAAAACACCCGTGATGAATTATAA
- the LOC117600923 gene encoding nucleoplasmin-like protein isoform X2 — protein sequence MAEEYLYGITLEGLNSSEVWDPEHKNDDADGTNQHFGADQKLIIKMALLGPEAKSGELNVLQVEAMGLKGPIKTPIALLEMGKTAQIILDLSFPDPPVTFTLIKGSGPVHIVGHNLLGTHMEEFDDMDDEMEEENIDDDDDDKAPQKKRKHSAEGKKNGTKRARMDEAVDK from the exons ATGGCAGAAGAATATCTTTACG GAATCACTCTCGAAGGACTCAATTCTAGCGAGGTATGGGATCCAGAACACAAGAACGACGATGCAGACGGCACGAACCAACATTTCGGTGCCGATCAGAAGCTTATCATAAAAATG gcACTTTTAGGTCCCGAGGCTAAATCCGGGGAGCTCAATGTGCTACAGGTAGAAGCAATGGGTTTGAAAGGACCCATTAAAACACCAATTGCGCTGTTGGAGATGGGAAAAACAGCACAGATTATCCTGGACCTTAGTTTTCCCGACCCTCCAGTCACGTTTACTTTGATTAAAGGCAGTGGCCCTGTTCACATAGTAGGACACAATCTTCTTG GTACACACATGGAAGAATTTGATGATATGGATGATGAGATGGAAGAAGAGAACAtcgatgatgacgatgatgataag GCACCGCAAAAGAAACGAAAGCATTCTGCAGAGGGTAAAAAAAATGGCACGAAGCGTGCCAGGATGGATGAAGCTGTAGACAAATAG